The Bacillota bacterium genomic sequence GTAGCGGCCCACATTACAATACAATACATTAGGTACACAGGTCCCGGACGCCCGCTTTTGTCCAGTAGCACCAGCGGCAACTCCAGCGGCGTAGACCAGCTCCGCGACCGTAATCATTTCGGCGATCTTGTCACCGACGTGGGACGCCTTTTCAATCCCGTTATACTCAGCAACCAGGGCGGTCGCCCCCATCAAGATATCAGTCATCGCCGGCTTACAACCAGTATAACTGTGACGGTGGTATGTGGCAAAGAGAGCGGCCAGCTGGCCGGCCTGTTTGGTCTCACCGCACAGAAAAACACGTTCCCAAGGAACAAAAACATTATCAAAAACAGTTAACGAATGCGCCCCGCCCGCGTTTTCAATCGGTGCGTGCAGATGTTTGCGTGGTCGCTGGTTGTGGGTAACACTGATCAGGTAAACCCCCTCGGTATCAGCGGGAATGGCAAAGGCTACGGCATAGTCAGCGTCTTCCTTGGTCATCGCCCGGGTAGGGATGGCAATGATTTCATCAGTATATGGGGCAATGGTGTTGTGGGCTTTGGCCCCCCTCACCACAATCCCATCGGCTCTTTTCTCCACCACTCGGAGATAGAGATCGGGATCCTTTTGCTGATGCGGCCGCAAGCTGCGGTCACCTTTCACGTCGGTCTGGGCGCAGTTAGCCACTAGATCATTCTCCTGGAAATACCGTAAAAACTTGAGGAAACGTTCGTGGTAATTGGTGCCATGTTCTAGATCGGTCTCCTTGGTGATCACCGAGAGAGCGTTCATCGCATCGATCCCCATGCAA encodes the following:
- a CDS encoding aromatic ring hydroxylase, giving the protein MRTFEQYLEKLRRMRPNVYMGGKLVPRDDPQFMPGIRTIGLTYELVNDPEYADLLTATSHLTGEKINRFTHIHQNNDDLLAKQKVTRLLCHKAGRCIQRCMGIDAMNALSVITKETDLEHGTNYHERFLKFLRYFQENDLVANCAQTDVKGDRSLRPHQQKDPDLYLRVVEKRADGIVVRGAKAHNTIAPYTDEIIAIPTRAMTKEDADYAVAFAIPADTEGVYLISVTHNQRPRKHLHAPIENAGGAHSLTVFDNVFVPWERVFLCGETKQAGQLAALFATYHRHSYTGCKPAMTDILMGATALVAEYNGIEKASHVGDKIAEMITVAELVYAAGVAAGATGQKRASGTCVPNVLYCNVGRYHAGVNIYHEFETLADIAGGLAATLPREEDFFNPETKDFLNKYIMRKADIPPEKVHRAYRLIENMIASATGAASQISGIHGGGSPIMEKIAIRASYDIESKKAIAKYLAGIED